In one Pseudarthrobacter oxydans genomic region, the following are encoded:
- a CDS encoding dihydrolipoamide acetyltransferase family protein has product MPAILADATEAVLYAWFKAAGDSVTAGEPIAEIETEKANVEMEAEGDGILARLIAQPGDTVAVGAPIAVIAAVGDAEKDIDAILATALSQPAGTSKQHDDAASVPAADTPRVFSSPLARRLAREHGLDVAALNGSGPDGRLIRKDVEEAIAAQLAATAAAPVPAALTTPLSGAPAFARGFVQPVGETVPLTRMRQAIARRLTESKTRVPHFYLTADVRMDDLLALRKQVNATAQRKITVNDLVVKAIGLALCDEPDANVTFNGNSMIRYNHADVSVAIATDGGLITPVVRSVDTASITEISSTIADYAARAQAGKIRPGELSGGTFTVSNLGMFGTKEFTAILNPPQAGILAIGSAELRPVVVNRELGVATLMTCTLSADHRVVDGAVAARLMAAFKQRMENPLSILI; this is encoded by the coding sequence ATGCCAGCCATCCTCGCTGACGCAACCGAGGCTGTGCTTTACGCCTGGTTCAAAGCCGCCGGTGATTCCGTCACCGCAGGCGAGCCCATAGCGGAAATCGAAACCGAAAAGGCCAATGTGGAAATGGAGGCCGAAGGGGACGGCATCCTCGCCCGGCTCATCGCCCAGCCCGGTGACACCGTTGCCGTGGGCGCGCCGATCGCCGTCATCGCTGCCGTCGGCGACGCCGAGAAGGACATCGACGCTATCCTGGCCACCGCGCTCTCCCAACCCGCCGGAACGTCGAAACAGCACGACGACGCCGCTTCCGTGCCTGCCGCCGACACCCCGCGGGTGTTTAGCTCCCCTCTGGCCCGGCGGCTCGCCCGTGAGCACGGGCTGGACGTGGCCGCGCTGAACGGTTCCGGACCCGACGGACGACTCATTCGCAAAGACGTCGAAGAAGCAATCGCGGCGCAACTCGCAGCGACTGCCGCGGCCCCCGTCCCGGCAGCGCTGACAACTCCCCTGTCCGGCGCCCCGGCCTTTGCACGGGGGTTTGTTCAGCCGGTCGGCGAAACTGTCCCCCTCACCCGTATGCGCCAAGCCATCGCACGCCGGCTGACCGAATCCAAAACAAGAGTCCCGCACTTCTACCTCACTGCGGACGTGCGCATGGATGACCTGCTCGCCCTCCGTAAGCAGGTCAATGCCACAGCACAGCGCAAAATCACGGTCAACGACCTCGTCGTGAAGGCCATCGGTCTGGCTTTGTGTGATGAACCCGACGCCAACGTAACTTTCAACGGGAACAGTATGATCAGGTACAACCACGCCGACGTCTCCGTCGCCATCGCCACCGACGGCGGCCTAATTACCCCCGTAGTCCGCAGTGTCGACACCGCGTCGATCACCGAGATCAGCTCCACCATCGCCGACTACGCCGCACGGGCCCAGGCTGGAAAGATCCGCCCTGGCGAGCTGTCGGGAGGAACGTTCACCGTCAGCAACCTGGGAATGTTCGGGACGAAGGAATTCACGGCGATCCTCAACCCCCCACAGGCCGGTATTCTGGCCATCGGCTCTGCTGAACTACGACCCGTCGTCGTCAACAGAGAACTGGGCGTCGCCACTCTCATGACCTGCACCCTCTCTGCTGACCACCGGGTGGTGGATGGGGCAGTCGCTGCTCGCCTGATGGCTGCATTCAAGCAGCGTATGGAAAACCCCCTGTCCATACTTATCTGA